A single genomic interval of Hevea brasiliensis isolate MT/VB/25A 57/8 chromosome 4, ASM3005281v1, whole genome shotgun sequence harbors:
- the LOC110633953 gene encoding ubiquitin-conjugating enzyme E2 36, which produces MANSNLPRRIIKETQRLLSEPAPGISASPSEDNMRYFNVMILGPTQSPYEGGVFKLELFLPEEYPMAAPKVRFLTKIYHPNIDKLGRICLDILKDKWSPALQIRTVLLSIQALLSAPNPDDPLSENIAKHWKTNEAEAVETAKEWTRLYASGA; this is translated from the exons ATGGCCAACAGTAATCTTCCTCGAAGAATCATTAAG GAAACTCAACGTCTCCTCAGTGAACCAG CACCGGGAATCAGCGCTTCACCATCAGAGGATAATATGCGATATTTTAACGTGATGATTCTTGGCCCAACACAGTCTCCATATGAAG GTGGGGTTTTCAAGCTGGAATTATTTTTGCCTGAAGAATATCCGATGGCTGCACCAAAG GTTCGATTTCTTACCAAAATTTATCATCCTAACATTGACAAG CTTGGAAGGATATGCCTTGATATTCTCAAAGACAAATGGAGTCCTGCTCTCCAGATACGAACTGTACTTTTGAG tatcCAAGCACTTCTTAGTGCTCCAAACCCTGATGATCCACTTTCTGAGAACATTGCCAAGCATTGGAAAACAAATGAGGCTGAAGCTGTTGAGACAG CAAAGGAATGGACCAGATTATACGCAAGTGGTGCATGA
- the LOC110633958 gene encoding olee1-like protein, giving the protein MARSFTFGALIALALCFSSPLSFAMASGLYVEGKVYCDTCRVEFETKLSEFISGTTVKLECKNSENNTITYAVEGVTGAQGNYRLPVEGDHEDEICEVRLIKSGMADCTEPFKSVDRARIVLTKNVGVVQPARYANPLGFMKKEANPECGNVLKDMGFLPLNK; this is encoded by the exons ATGGCAAGAAGCTTCACATTCGGTGCCCTCATTGCCTTGGCTCTTTGTTTCTCCTCCCCACTCAGCTTCGCCATGGCATCAGGATTGTATGTTGAAGGCAAAGTCTACTGTGACACTTGCCGCGTTGAGTTCGAGACCAAGCTCAGCGAGTTTATTTCAG GTACTACGGTGAAGCTGGAATGCAAGAACAGTGAGAATAACACAATAACATATGCAGTGGAGGGTGTAACTGGCGCTCAAGGCAATTACAGGCTACCTGTCGAGGGTGATCATGAGGACGAAATCTGTGAGGTGAGGTTGATCAAAAGTGGAATGGCAGACTGCACAGAACCATTTAAGAGTGTTGATCGTGCCAGAATCGTCCTAACCAAGAACGTTGGAGTGGTGCAGCCAGCCCGCTACGCTAATCCCCTTGGGTTCATGAAGAAGGAAGCTAATCCTGAATGTGGAAATGTTCTCAAGGATATGGGCTTCCTCCCTCTTAATaaatga